The sequence GGAACGCGATCCGGGGTTCGCGCGTCGGCGCGGGCCCGATGGGGGAGGCCGAGCGCGGCGACGCCGCGCCGCGGATCTGGATCTCCTACTGGTGCGCCAACGGCCACGAGACCCGGCCCAGCTTCGCCGAGGAGGCCGCGGCCGAGGCTCCCGTGACCTGGGACTGCCCGCGCTGCGGGTTCCCGGCCGGCCAGGACGAGGCGAACCCGCCCTCGCCCGTGCGCAACGAGCCGTACAAGACGCACCTCGCGTACGTGAAGGAGCGCCGGTCAGACGAGGACGGCGCCGCGATCCTCGACGAGGCCCTGGAGGCGCTGCGCGCCCGGCGGGGACGCTGACCGGGCACTGCTCCCTGGTCCACCGCACGACCGACGACGGGCGCCCCGCGAACC is a genomic window of Cellulomonas fulva containing:
- a CDS encoding RNA polymerase-binding protein RbpA, coding for MASGNAIRGSRVGAGPMGEAERGDAAPRIWISYWCANGHETRPSFAEEAAAEAPVTWDCPRCGFPAGQDEANPPSPVRNEPYKTHLAYVKERRSDEDGAAILDEALEALRARRGR